In Pristiophorus japonicus isolate sPriJap1 unplaced genomic scaffold, sPriJap1.hap1 HAP1_SCAFFOLD_190, whole genome shotgun sequence, one genomic interval encodes:
- the LOC139243871 gene encoding zinc finger protein 436-like produces the protein MEKPWECGDCGKVFRSPSVLEIHRRSHTGERPFTCPVCGKGFTGSSQLVTHQRLHTGERPFICSNCRRGFTQSSNLLKHQRVHTGDRPFTCSVCGKRFTQSSTLLRHKRVHTGERPFTCSVCGKGFTQLSNLLKHQRVHTGKRPFTCSECGKEFTQSSTLLRHQRVHTGERPFICSECEKGFTQLSTLQSHQRVHTGERPFTCSACGKGFTQLSHLLKHQRVHTGERPFTCSECGKGFTQSSTLLRHQRVHTGERPFTCSECGKGFTQSPNLLTHQRVHK, from the coding sequence atggagaaaccgtgggaatgtggggactgtgggaaagtaTTCAGATCACCATCagtgctggaaattcatcgacgcagtcacactggggagaggccgttcacctgccccgtgtgtgggaagggattcactgggtcatcccaacttgtaactcaccagcgacttcacactggggagaggccgttcatctgctctaacTGTAGGAgggggttcactcagtcatccaacctgctgaaacaccagcgagttcacactggggataggccgttcacctgctctgtgtgtgggaagcgattcactcagtcatctaccCTGCTGagacacaagcgagttcacactggggagaggccattcacctgctctgtgtgtgggaagggattcactcagttatccaacctgctgaaacaccagcgagttcacactgggaagaggccgttcacctgctctgagtgtgggaaggaattcactcagtcatccaccctgctgagacaccagcgagttcacactggagagaggccgttcatctgctctgagtgtgagaagggattcactcagttatccaccctgcagtcacaccagcgagttcacaccggagagaggccgttcacctgctctgcgtgtgggaagggattcactcaattatcccacctgctgaaacaccagcgagttcacactggagagaggccgttcacctgctctgagtgtgggaagggattcactcagtcatccaccctgctgagacaccagcgagttcacactggggaaaggccgttcacttgctctgagtgtgggaagggattcactcagtcacccaacctgctgacacaccagcgagttcacaagtga